The window CAGGAGAGTAAGAGCAGTGTCAATCAGACAGTTTATAGAGAGCAATAGACGCTTGAGCGCCAAGATAATGGCCCGGCTGCCGCAAGCCAGAGTCAATTTCGAGACATTGTACCTGGATAGAGTCTTGAACTTCAGACATCTCTCTGGGACAGGAATGGTCATAGATGTTGGAGGAGGCCGATCAAGCCGCCTGACTTCAATCCTAGACCACGAGGAACTTCGTTCCGTCATATCGCTAGACGTCTCCCTTGAAGAACTGCGTTTAAATTTCGGAGTCCGAAAACGTTGCGTTGCCGACATGTCGCGAGCCATTCCCATGTCTGATAACAGTATCGCGATGATGGTATCTCGAAGCGTGGTGGAGCATATGATGGATGTCAACCACTTCCTCGAAGAGTCGTATCGCGTCATGGAGCCTGGGGGCGTGTGCATTCACTTCTTCCCTTCGAGCAACTCCCCATTTGCGTTAGTCAACAGAGCACTCCCCAATTCCTTGACGAAGAAGCTGATACATGCGATCTACGAAGAGTCAAAAGGAATTTGTGGATTTCCAGCCCATTACGATCAATGCACGTACTCGAAATTCAGACGGGCGGCAGTTAATAAGGGATTCGAAATTGAAGAAGTCTTCTGCGGATATC of the Candidatus Hydrogenedentota bacterium genome contains:
- a CDS encoding class I SAM-dependent methyltransferase translates to MVIDVGGGRSSRLTSILDHEELRSVISLDVSLEELRLNFGVRKRCVADMSRAIPMSDNSIAMMVSRSVVEHMMDVNHFLEESYRVMEPGGVCIHFFPSSNSPFALVNRALPNSLTKKLIHAIYEESKGICGFPAHYDQCTYSKFRRAAVNKGFEIEEVFCGYHQSHYFGFFLPAFVLFAFYDWLIYSTDQRALCAYLIFVMRKPALEK